From Actinoplanes oblitus, a single genomic window includes:
- the amcA gene encoding multiple cyclophane-containing RiPP AmcA, translating to MPEIIRPLLSDGVETDPVTARVHDTRDGLAALIEEAETARRQRAEEAVPGSGSAVCAWNHFENIPTFYNWNNRPR from the coding sequence ATGCCCGAGATCATCAGGCCACTGCTGTCTGACGGCGTGGAGACGGATCCGGTGACGGCACGGGTGCACGACACCCGGGACGGTCTGGCCGCGCTCATCGAGGAGGCGGAGACGGCTCGCCGGCAGCGTGCCGAGGAGGCGGTGCCGGGCAGCGGCTCGGCGGTGTGCGCGTGGAACCACTTCGAGAACATTCCCACGTTCTACAACTGGAACAACCGGCCGCGGTGA
- a CDS encoding DUF3073 domain-containing protein has product MGRGRAKAKQTKVARELKYHSPNTDLTALQRELAGTRQSDRHFDDDNEEFVDDDEDDADDDQDSWSPPRRL; this is encoded by the coding sequence ATGGGGCGCGGCCGTGCTAAGGCCAAGCAGACGAAGGTGGCAAGGGAGTTGAAGTATCACTCCCCGAACACCGACCTCACCGCCTTGCAGCGCGAACTGGCTGGGACACGCCAGTCCGACCGTCATTTCGACGACGACAACGAAGAGTTCGTCGACGATGACGAGGATGACGCTGACGACGACCAGGATTCCTGGTCGCCTCCAAGGCGGCTTTGA
- a CDS encoding Glu/Leu/Phe/Val family dehydrogenase, which yields MGVFDTDGSDATGHEQVVFCQDRVSGLKAIIGIYSTALGPALGGTRFYPYESEDAALADVLKLSRGMAYKNALAGLDLGGGKAVIWGDPATVKSESLLRAYGRFVETLKGRYYTACDVGTYVPDMDVIARETRYVTGRSVEHGGAGDSSVLTAWGVFQGMRAAAEHTWGSPTLAGRTVGVAGLGKVGKYLVGHLIEDGATVVATDVNPAALEWARTTHPAVELVADNQALITADLDVYAPCALGGALNDDTVPVLRAKVVTGAANNQLAHPGIGKLLDDRGILYTPDYVVNAGGVIQVADEIEGFNFDRAKLRATAIFDTTRRILQLAGDEGVPPAVAADRLAERRMAEVGRLRSIYLR from the coding sequence ATGGGTGTGTTCGACACCGACGGCAGCGACGCCACCGGGCACGAACAGGTCGTCTTCTGCCAGGACCGGGTCTCCGGCCTCAAAGCGATCATCGGGATCTACTCGACGGCCCTCGGGCCCGCGCTCGGCGGCACCCGGTTCTACCCGTACGAGAGCGAGGACGCCGCCCTCGCCGACGTGCTCAAGCTGTCCCGCGGGATGGCGTACAAGAACGCGCTGGCCGGTCTGGACCTGGGCGGCGGCAAGGCGGTGATCTGGGGTGACCCGGCCACCGTCAAGTCCGAGTCGCTGCTGCGGGCGTACGGCCGGTTCGTCGAGACGCTGAAGGGCCGCTACTACACCGCCTGCGACGTCGGCACCTACGTACCGGACATGGACGTGATCGCCCGGGAGACGCGCTACGTCACCGGCCGCAGCGTGGAGCACGGCGGCGCCGGCGACTCGTCGGTGCTCACCGCCTGGGGTGTCTTCCAGGGCATGCGCGCCGCCGCCGAGCACACCTGGGGCAGTCCCACCCTGGCCGGTCGCACGGTCGGTGTCGCCGGCCTGGGCAAGGTCGGCAAGTACCTGGTGGGCCACCTGATCGAGGACGGCGCCACGGTGGTCGCCACCGACGTGAACCCGGCCGCCCTGGAGTGGGCCCGGACCACCCACCCGGCGGTCGAGCTGGTCGCCGACAACCAGGCGCTGATCACCGCCGACCTCGACGTCTACGCGCCCTGTGCCCTGGGTGGCGCGCTGAACGACGACACGGTCCCGGTGCTGCGCGCCAAGGTGGTCACCGGCGCGGCGAACAACCAGCTCGCCCACCCGGGCATCGGCAAGCTGCTGGACGACCGCGGGATCCTCTACACCCCGGACTACGTGGTGAACGCCGGCGGCGTGATCCAGGTGGCCGACGAGATCGAGGGCTTCAACTTCGATCGGGCGAAACTGCGGGCCACCGCCATCTTCGACACCACCCGGCGCATCCTCCAGCTCGCCGGGGACGAGGGCGTGCCGCCGGCCGTGGCCGCCGACCGGCTGGCCGAACGCCGCATGGCGGAGGTCGGCCGACTGCGTTCGATCTACCTCAGGTAG
- a CDS encoding BldC family transcriptional regulator: protein MASRTHDPEPLLTPAEVASMFRVDPKTVTRWAKAGKLSAIRTLGGHRRYRESEVRALLQGQIPTQRQGD, encoded by the coding sequence ATGGCATCGCGTACGCACGATCCTGAGCCGCTACTAACGCCGGCCGAGGTGGCGTCGATGTTCCGTGTCGACCCGAAGACCGTCACCCGGTGGGCGAAGGCTGGCAAGCTCAGCGCTATTCGCACGCTCGGCGGCCACCGTCGCTACCGGGAGTCGGAGGTTCGCGCCCTGCTGCAGGGGCAGATTCCCACGCAGCGTCAGGGTGACTGA
- a CDS encoding PPOX class F420-dependent oxidoreductase: protein MPTLEQLASEKYVLLTTYRRDGRAVPTPLWVVPDGGGLAFWTVAGTGKLKRIKNNGRVTVAACDFRGNPIGEAIEATARIGDLADRVRVGETLKRKYGLIGRLTMLGSRIRRGTEGTVAVLVS, encoded by the coding sequence ATGCCCACCCTGGAGCAACTCGCCTCGGAGAAATACGTCCTGCTCACGACATACCGCAGGGACGGACGAGCGGTGCCGACCCCGCTCTGGGTGGTGCCCGACGGCGGCGGCCTGGCGTTCTGGACGGTGGCCGGCACCGGCAAGCTGAAGCGGATCAAGAACAACGGGCGGGTCACCGTTGCCGCCTGCGATTTCCGGGGCAACCCCATCGGCGAGGCGATCGAGGCCACCGCGCGGATCGGCGACCTGGCCGACCGGGTGCGCGTCGGCGAGACGCTGAAGCGGAAGTACGGCCTGATCGGGCGGCTGACCATGCTCGGCAGCCGGATCCGCCGCGGCACCGAGGGAACCGTGGCGGTCCTCGTATCCTGA
- a CDS encoding class I SAM-dependent methyltransferase produces the protein MEQPTIGDAFGDMIRDAYAVRTGIGPRPLAGGRLPRPVIEVIERDDGLINGAPADHYLDEPDAWQPHDHRALRLCRGHVLDIGVGAARIALELQRRGMAVTGLDTSAGAIEVARKRGLRDTVLSTVDGYARATARYDTFLLLGNNLGLLEGPERAPVFLDALARLANPGARIIAQGADPYGTKDPVHVAYHRRNRDRGRLGGQLRLRLRYRLVASDWFDYLNCSVDELAELLTGTGWRLKAIDREDHPYYLAVMERDR, from the coding sequence ATGGAGCAGCCGACGATCGGCGACGCCTTCGGCGACATGATCAGAGACGCGTACGCGGTACGGACCGGCATCGGCCCGCGCCCGCTGGCCGGTGGGCGCCTGCCCCGGCCGGTGATCGAGGTGATCGAACGGGACGACGGGCTGATCAACGGCGCTCCCGCCGACCACTACCTGGACGAGCCGGACGCCTGGCAGCCGCACGACCATCGAGCCCTGCGGCTGTGTCGCGGCCACGTGCTGGACATCGGCGTCGGAGCGGCCCGGATCGCGCTCGAGCTGCAACGCCGCGGCATGGCGGTGACCGGCCTGGACACCTCGGCCGGCGCGATCGAGGTGGCCCGCAAGCGCGGCCTGCGCGACACCGTGCTGAGCACCGTGGACGGGTACGCCCGCGCCACCGCCCGGTACGACACGTTCCTGCTGCTCGGCAACAACCTGGGCCTGCTGGAAGGCCCGGAGCGGGCGCCGGTCTTCCTGGACGCGCTGGCCCGGCTGGCGAACCCGGGTGCGCGGATCATCGCGCAGGGCGCCGACCCGTACGGCACCAAGGATCCGGTGCACGTGGCGTACCACCGGCGCAACCGGGACCGCGGCCGGCTCGGCGGGCAGCTGCGGCTGCGGCTGCGCTACCGGCTGGTGGCCAGCGACTGGTTCGACTACCTCAACTGCTCGGTCGACGAGCTGGCCGAGTTGCTCACCGGTACCGGGTGGCGGCTGAAAGCGATCGACCGCGAGGACCACCCGTACTACCTTGCGGTCATGGAGCGAGACCGTTGA
- a CDS encoding RNA 2'-phosphotransferase — MTELSRDQVRLSRRMSLVLRHRPEVAGLTLDANGWVPVADLLAALRISRAELDHVVAFNDKSRFAIAAGDDGVERIRASQGHSRRVAVDLDLPSAEPPAVLYHGTPRANLDSILRDGLRPGSRHHVHLSVDVPTALTVGRRRSADVVVLTVAAGAMTADGHLFHRSANGVWLTAVVPPAHLSLKRTNP, encoded by the coding sequence TTGACCGAACTCTCCCGGGATCAGGTGCGCCTCAGCCGGCGGATGTCCCTGGTACTGCGCCACCGGCCCGAGGTGGCCGGTCTGACGCTCGACGCGAACGGCTGGGTGCCGGTCGCCGATCTCCTCGCCGCCCTGCGGATCAGCCGTGCCGAGCTGGACCACGTGGTCGCCTTCAACGACAAGTCCCGCTTCGCGATCGCCGCCGGCGACGACGGCGTGGAGCGGATCCGGGCCAGCCAGGGGCACTCCCGCCGGGTCGCCGTCGACCTGGACCTGCCGTCGGCCGAGCCGCCCGCGGTGCTCTACCACGGCACCCCGCGGGCCAACCTCGACTCGATCCTGCGCGACGGCCTGCGCCCGGGCTCCCGGCACCACGTGCATCTGTCGGTGGACGTGCCGACCGCGCTGACGGTGGGCCGGCGGCGGTCGGCCGACGTCGTGGTGCTCACCGTCGCGGCGGGCGCGATGACCGCCGATGGGCACCTGTTCCATCGCAGCGCCAACGGGGTCTGGTTGACCGCTGTCGTCCCACCGGCGCACCTTTCGCTAAAACGGACAAATCCGTAA
- a CDS encoding PrsW family intramembrane metalloprotease: MSDPVRPGAARAATLVRLPAFWVVVVLLAAGAVRMSQLLGRFLAAYPVATVTALVLFALLAVPFWLFVQELDFLEREPAGLLVVAFAWGGLVATSVSIPGSTALEDLIAKLGSPGLAADWGAALAGPTVEEIAKTLGVVAIVLIARSQVNSVLDGVVYGALVGLGFQIVEDIVFAIGAVALAGQGDEVQPVITTFLVRGFLAGVWSHTLFGALAGAGIGYLVVATDRGWPRRLAMAALALFGAWASHVLWNSPLFRDGLGNGAVALLAVLVFKGLPPLLLILWLVRRAHDREAEFYVARLARLGDPEVITEGELRALGSGARRAAARRHAADRAGRKARAAVRRLQRAQARLAVELSRAPELAGPAHSLAGPQHAEVRAHRAALVALGHPEAVEGHRSWRHTASTAVTAAVAIAVLWVALSALGGS, encoded by the coding sequence ATGAGCGACCCGGTGCGGCCCGGCGCCGCCCGGGCGGCCACCCTGGTCCGGCTGCCCGCGTTCTGGGTGGTGGTCGTCCTGCTGGCGGCCGGCGCGGTCCGGATGTCGCAGCTGCTGGGCCGGTTCCTGGCCGCCTACCCGGTCGCCACGGTCACCGCCCTGGTCCTGTTCGCGCTGCTCGCCGTCCCGTTCTGGCTGTTCGTCCAGGAGCTGGACTTCCTGGAACGGGAGCCGGCCGGCCTGCTCGTCGTCGCGTTCGCCTGGGGTGGTCTGGTGGCCACCAGCGTCTCCATCCCGGGCAGCACGGCCCTGGAGGATCTGATCGCCAAGCTGGGCTCACCCGGCCTGGCCGCGGACTGGGGTGCCGCGCTGGCCGGTCCCACGGTCGAGGAGATCGCCAAGACGCTCGGCGTGGTCGCCATCGTGCTGATCGCCCGCTCCCAGGTGAACAGCGTGCTGGACGGGGTGGTCTACGGCGCGCTGGTCGGGCTGGGCTTCCAGATCGTCGAGGACATCGTCTTCGCGATCGGCGCTGTCGCGCTGGCCGGGCAGGGCGACGAGGTCCAGCCGGTGATCACCACGTTCCTGGTCCGCGGATTCCTGGCCGGGGTGTGGAGCCATACCCTGTTCGGCGCGCTGGCCGGCGCCGGCATCGGCTACCTGGTGGTCGCCACCGATCGTGGCTGGCCGCGCCGGCTCGCCATGGCCGCGCTGGCCCTCTTCGGCGCCTGGGCCTCGCACGTGCTGTGGAACTCGCCGCTGTTCCGCGACGGCCTGGGCAACGGCGCGGTGGCACTGCTCGCCGTGCTGGTCTTCAAGGGCCTGCCGCCGCTGCTGCTGATCCTCTGGCTGGTCCGCCGCGCGCACGACCGGGAGGCGGAGTTCTACGTCGCCCGGCTGGCCCGCCTCGGCGATCCCGAAGTGATCACCGAGGGCGAGCTGCGGGCGCTGGGCTCGGGTGCGCGCCGGGCCGCGGCCCGCCGTCATGCCGCGGACCGCGCGGGTCGCAAAGCCAGGGCTGCGGTACGCCGTTTGCAGCGTGCCCAGGCCCGGCTGGCGGTCGAGCTCAGCCGGGCCCCGGAACTCGCCGGGCCGGCGCACTCCCTCGCCGGCCCGCAGCACGCCGAGGTGCGCGCCCACCGGGCCGCCCTGGTCGCGCTGGGACACCCGGAAGCGGTCGAGGGCCACCGGTCCTGGCGGCACACCGCTTCGACGGCGGTCACCGCGGCGGTGGCGATCGCCGTGCTCTGGGTCGCGCTGTCCGCCCTCGGCGGCTCCTGA
- a CDS encoding hotdog fold thioesterase — protein MQHLFTSNGGGALAERMGIRITEATAERVVGTMPVEGNTQPYGLLHGGASCVLAETLGSVGAVLHGQTVDRPFAVGVDINATHHKAARSGLVTGVAVPVHRGRAVATYEVVLEDEAGERVCTARITCLLRGA, from the coding sequence ATGCAGCACCTCTTCACCAGCAACGGAGGCGGTGCGCTCGCCGAGCGGATGGGCATCAGGATCACCGAGGCGACCGCCGAGCGGGTGGTCGGGACGATGCCCGTCGAGGGCAACACCCAGCCGTACGGCCTGCTGCACGGCGGGGCGTCCTGCGTGCTCGCCGAGACCCTCGGCTCGGTCGGCGCGGTGCTGCACGGCCAGACAGTGGACCGGCCGTTCGCCGTCGGGGTGGACATCAACGCGACCCACCACAAGGCGGCCCGCTCCGGGCTGGTGACCGGCGTCGCGGTGCCGGTGCACCGGGGACGTGCCGTCGCCACCTACGAGGTGGTCCTGGAGGACGAGGCCGGCGAGCGGGTCTGCACCGCCCGGATCACCTGCCTGCTGCGCGGCGCGTGA
- a CDS encoding calcium-binding protein translates to MFLTSRKALATIGATAVAVAAATTLFAAPAQAATAGLARVSGTTVKFNALMTKSNSLVITVSGRTVTLDDKVAIKAGKGCKAVRGDKTKVKCTTSSKPKKLIIALGDKNDRVVNKTGIYMLADGGTGDDTLYGGSGADQLQGASGNDKLYGNNGNDKLFGENGNDFLVAGAGNDDIYAGAGNDRAYGYAGNDRIAGEAGNDAIYGGVGNDTIVGLAGNDSLSGEDGADVIFGDDYKAGPYGADSISGGNGNDILLGGSGSDKLYGGNHDDTLYGAYANQDSGAPYGTTGSDYLAGGNNGTRGDYCLTVGAASYNTCEYNWTTASVSALDAESTHPRVPADVKKRLADASH, encoded by the coding sequence ATGTTCCTGACCAGTCGCAAGGCTCTCGCCACGATCGGCGCCACCGCCGTCGCCGTGGCCGCGGCCACCACCCTCTTCGCCGCCCCGGCGCAGGCCGCCACCGCGGGCCTGGCGCGGGTGTCCGGCACCACCGTCAAGTTCAACGCCCTGATGACCAAGTCGAACTCGCTGGTCATCACGGTCTCCGGCCGCACCGTCACGCTGGACGACAAGGTCGCCATCAAGGCCGGCAAGGGCTGCAAGGCGGTCCGGGGTGACAAGACCAAGGTCAAGTGCACCACCTCGTCGAAGCCGAAGAAGCTGATCATCGCGCTCGGCGACAAGAACGACCGGGTCGTCAACAAGACCGGCATCTACATGCTGGCCGACGGCGGCACCGGCGACGACACGCTGTACGGCGGTAGCGGCGCCGACCAGCTGCAGGGCGCGTCCGGCAACGACAAGCTCTACGGCAACAACGGCAACGACAAGCTGTTCGGCGAGAACGGCAACGACTTCCTGGTGGCCGGCGCCGGCAACGACGACATCTACGCCGGCGCGGGCAACGACCGGGCCTACGGTTACGCCGGCAACGACCGCATCGCCGGTGAGGCCGGCAACGACGCGATCTACGGCGGCGTCGGCAACGACACCATCGTGGGACTGGCCGGCAACGACTCGCTGAGCGGCGAGGACGGCGCCGACGTGATCTTCGGTGACGATTACAAGGCCGGCCCCTACGGCGCCGACTCGATCTCCGGTGGTAACGGCAACGACATCCTGCTCGGCGGTTCCGGCAGCGACAAGCTCTACGGCGGCAACCACGACGACACCCTGTACGGCGCCTACGCCAACCAGGACTCCGGTGCTCCGTACGGCACCACCGGCTCGGACTACCTCGCCGGCGGCAACAACGGCACCCGCGGCGACTACTGCCTGACCGTGGGCGCCGCCAGCTACAACACCTGCGAGTACAACTGGACGACCGCGTCGGTCTCCGCCCTCGACGCCGAGTCCACCCACCCGCGGGTCCCGGCCGACGTGAAGAAGCGCCTCGCGGACGCCTCGCACTGA
- a CDS encoding MerR family transcriptional regulator: MADEALSAGAAARRLGVAVTTLRTWHQRYGLGPSRHEPGHHRRYTDEDMGRLQVMQRLTAQGVAPAEAAAWARNSPQGDPALHPAPVRLDAAARGLARAALRLDAPGMREILRTAVSQCGVVAAWTEVMVPVLIGIGDRYQTTQRYVEVEHLLSRTVTEVLAATARPAGVARVLLAAADEEQHTLALEALAAALGEAGVACRLFGARLPPAALLDAIGRTGPAAVVLWSQGPHTGTVDQLIRVRDAPCPPVVIAAAGPGWPKDDLPPGITRLTGLAEALHLLASI; this comes from the coding sequence GTGGCCGATGAGGCGCTGAGCGCCGGAGCCGCCGCCCGCCGCCTGGGTGTCGCGGTCACCACCCTGCGCACCTGGCACCAGCGATACGGGCTCGGCCCCAGCCGGCACGAGCCCGGGCACCACCGGCGCTACACCGACGAGGACATGGGCCGCCTGCAGGTCATGCAACGGCTCACCGCGCAGGGCGTGGCGCCCGCTGAGGCCGCCGCCTGGGCCCGGAACTCCCCGCAGGGTGATCCGGCCCTGCATCCGGCGCCGGTCCGGCTGGATGCGGCGGCTCGCGGGCTGGCCCGGGCCGCGCTGCGACTGGACGCGCCGGGCATGCGGGAGATCCTGCGCACCGCGGTGAGCCAGTGCGGCGTGGTGGCGGCCTGGACCGAGGTGATGGTGCCGGTGCTGATCGGCATCGGCGACCGCTACCAGACCACCCAGCGCTACGTGGAGGTCGAGCACCTGCTGTCCCGGACCGTCACCGAGGTGCTCGCCGCCACCGCGCGACCGGCCGGGGTGGCGCGGGTCCTGCTCGCCGCCGCCGACGAGGAGCAGCACACCCTCGCCCTGGAGGCGCTGGCCGCCGCCCTGGGCGAGGCCGGTGTGGCGTGCCGGCTCTTCGGCGCCCGGCTGCCCCCGGCCGCGCTGCTGGACGCGATCGGACGGACCGGGCCGGCCGCCGTGGTGCTCTGGTCGCAGGGGCCGCACACCGGCACCGTCGACCAGTTGATCCGGGTCCGGGACGCCCCGTGCCCGCCGGTGGTGATCGCGGCCGCCGGTCCGGGCTGGCCGAAAGACGATCTTCCGCCCGGGATCACCCGGCTGACCGGCCTGGCCGAGGCACTGCACTTGCTGGCATCGATATAG
- the idi gene encoding isopentenyl-diphosphate Delta-isomerase, protein MSLRETHLVELVDGDGRAVGSATVADAHQEPGRLHRAFSVFLQDAEGRVLLQRRAAVKTRFPLRWGNSCCGHPGPGETVTEAAGRRLAEELSVRDVALTEVGTYTYRAADPVTGRVEHEYDHVLVGRLPDGVVPEPDPAEIAELRWVSPPSLRADLPAAPQSYAPWLAGVFEVLLGSLSQQPDTLAERPAALLTEGPGGR, encoded by the coding sequence ATGAGCCTGCGAGAGACGCACCTGGTCGAGCTGGTCGACGGCGACGGACGGGCCGTCGGCTCGGCCACCGTCGCCGACGCGCATCAGGAACCCGGACGACTGCACCGGGCCTTCTCGGTCTTCCTCCAGGACGCCGAGGGGCGGGTGCTGCTCCAGCGGCGGGCCGCGGTGAAGACCCGCTTCCCGCTGCGCTGGGGAAACAGCTGCTGCGGCCACCCCGGGCCCGGCGAGACGGTGACGGAGGCGGCTGGTCGCCGCCTCGCCGAGGAGCTTTCGGTACGCGATGTCGCGCTGACCGAGGTCGGCACGTACACCTACCGGGCGGCGGACCCGGTCACCGGACGGGTCGAGCACGAGTACGACCACGTCCTGGTGGGCCGCCTGCCCGACGGGGTGGTGCCGGAGCCCGACCCGGCCGAGATCGCCGAGTTGCGGTGGGTCTCGCCGCCGTCGCTGCGCGCCGACCTGCCAGCCGCACCGCAGTCCTACGCGCCGTGGCTGGCCGGGGTCTTCGAGGTGCTGCTCGGCAGCCTTTCCCAGCAACCGGACACCCTCGCGGAGCGACCGGCTGCCCTGCTTACGGAGGGGCCGGGTGGCCGATGA
- the crtI gene encoding phytoene desaturase family protein: protein MRTVTGPTDRVVIVGAGLAGLSCALHLAAAGREVTVVEREPVPGGRAGRLSVGGFDFDTGPTVLTMPELIAEPLAAVGEKLADWLDLTPIDPAYRAYYPDGSTLDVRSDTTRMAAEIARVCGPREADGYLRFVDFTRQLWQLERNHFIDRNLDSPFDLLNLNLLRLLGMGAFRRLQPKINDYFRDPRTQRIFSFQAMYAGLAPHDALAVYAVIAYLDSVVGVYYPKGGMHAVPRALAGAAEKHGVTFRYDTTVERVITQHGRATGVRTAGGEFIAADTVVLNPDLPIAYRDLLPERRSRRLRFSPSCVVLHIGSTQAYSKIAHHNIHFGTGWKRTFDEVINQGLLMSDPSLLVTNPTHTDPAAAPPGKQTYYVLAPAPNLESGPMNWRGGLAQRYADELLRTLEQRGYVGFRDGVEVERIITPADWADEGMAAGTPFAAAHTFSQTGPFRPANLHPELPNVVFTGSGTQPGVGVPMVLISGKLAASRITGG, encoded by the coding sequence GTGCGTACTGTGACCGGACCTACCGATCGTGTCGTGATAGTGGGGGCCGGCCTGGCCGGCCTCTCCTGCGCCCTGCACCTGGCCGCGGCCGGCCGCGAGGTCACCGTCGTCGAGCGGGAACCGGTGCCGGGCGGTCGCGCCGGCCGGCTCTCGGTCGGCGGCTTCGACTTCGACACCGGCCCGACGGTGCTGACCATGCCGGAACTGATCGCCGAGCCGCTGGCCGCGGTCGGTGAGAAACTCGCCGACTGGCTGGATCTGACGCCGATCGACCCGGCGTACCGGGCGTACTACCCGGACGGCTCCACTCTGGACGTCCGCTCGGACACCACCCGGATGGCCGCCGAGATCGCCCGGGTCTGCGGGCCCCGGGAGGCCGACGGCTACCTGCGGTTCGTCGACTTCACCAGGCAGCTGTGGCAGCTGGAGCGGAACCACTTCATCGATCGGAACCTGGACAGTCCGTTCGACCTGCTCAACCTGAACCTGCTGCGGCTGCTCGGGATGGGCGCGTTCCGCCGGCTCCAGCCGAAGATCAACGACTACTTCCGGGACCCGCGCACCCAGCGGATCTTCTCGTTCCAGGCGATGTACGCCGGTCTCGCGCCGCACGACGCGCTCGCCGTCTACGCGGTGATCGCGTACCTCGACTCGGTGGTCGGGGTGTATTACCCCAAGGGCGGCATGCACGCCGTGCCGCGGGCGCTGGCCGGCGCCGCCGAGAAGCACGGAGTGACGTTCCGTTACGACACCACCGTCGAGCGGGTGATCACCCAGCACGGCCGGGCGACCGGCGTGCGTACCGCCGGTGGCGAGTTCATAGCGGCGGACACCGTCGTGCTCAACCCGGACCTGCCCATCGCCTACCGCGACCTGCTGCCCGAGCGCCGCTCGCGCCGCCTGCGGTTTTCACCGTCCTGTGTGGTGCTGCACATCGGTTCGACGCAGGCGTACTCGAAGATCGCCCACCACAACATCCATTTCGGTACGGGTTGGAAGCGCACCTTCGACGAGGTGATCAACCAGGGCCTACTGATGAGCGACCCGTCACTGCTGGTGACCAACCCGACCCACACCGATCCCGCCGCGGCCCCGCCCGGCAAGCAGACCTACTACGTGCTCGCGCCGGCGCCGAACCTGGAGAGCGGCCCGATGAACTGGCGCGGCGGTCTCGCCCAGCGCTACGCCGACGAGCTGCTGCGCACCCTGGAGCAGCGCGGCTACGTCGGCTTCCGGGACGGCGTGGAGGTCGAGCGGATCATCACCCCGGCCGACTGGGCGGACGAGGGGATGGCAGCGGGCACCCCGTTCGCGGCCGCGCACACGTTCTCCCAGACCGGTCCGTTCCGCCCGGCGAACCTGCATCCCGAGTTGCCCAACGTGGTCTTCACCGGTTCGGGCACACAACCCGGTGTCGGCGTGCCGATGGTGCTCATCTCCGGGAAGCTGGCCGCGAGCCGGATCACAGGGGGTTGA
- a CDS encoding polyprenyl synthetase family protein translates to MANDTLEGNRLSAIPRQHVSHAGLVNAVEGTLADFLASQIAALDTVDPALGGFARTARDLVMAGGKRLRPTFAYWGWRGVAGPGASAEPLLPALGALELMHTFALVHDDLMDDSATRRGRPTAHRIFGARHGARFGSSAAILVGDLCLVWADQLLARTPLPPVTLLEVRARYDRMRVEAVAGQYLDVLGETDPSSWSVDRALLVARHKTASYTVQWPLDFGLALAGVTDAEVTEAYRAYGLAVGEAFQLRDDLLGVYGDPAVTGKPACDDLRTGKPTALLMLARRMATPAQLAELESAGIERKATIVTETGAPARVEEMIRSRVTEGLAALASAPIDDEARATLVELATVATQRPA, encoded by the coding sequence GTGGCCAATGACACCCTCGAGGGAAATCGCCTGAGTGCGATACCCCGCCAGCACGTCTCCCACGCCGGGCTGGTCAATGCCGTCGAGGGGACGCTCGCCGATTTCCTCGCCTCGCAGATCGCCGCCCTGGACACCGTCGACCCGGCCCTGGGCGGCTTCGCTCGCACCGCCCGTGACCTGGTGATGGCCGGCGGGAAACGGCTGCGCCCGACGTTCGCCTACTGGGGCTGGCGCGGCGTCGCCGGTCCCGGCGCGTCGGCCGAGCCGCTGCTGCCGGCGCTCGGCGCGCTGGAGCTGATGCACACGTTCGCGCTGGTCCACGACGACCTGATGGACGACTCGGCGACCCGCCGGGGCCGGCCCACCGCGCACCGGATCTTCGGGGCCCGGCACGGCGCCCGGTTCGGTTCCTCGGCCGCGATCCTGGTCGGCGACCTGTGCCTGGTCTGGGCCGACCAGCTGCTCGCCCGCACGCCGCTGCCGCCGGTGACCCTGCTCGAGGTGCGTGCCCGGTATGACCGGATGCGCGTCGAGGCGGTGGCCGGGCAGTACCTCGACGTGCTCGGCGAGACCGATCCGTCGTCCTGGTCGGTGGACCGGGCCCTGCTGGTCGCCCGGCACAAGACCGCCAGTTACACGGTGCAGTGGCCGCTCGACTTCGGGCTGGCGCTGGCCGGGGTGACGGACGCCGAGGTGACCGAGGCCTACCGCGCGTACGGGCTGGCCGTGGGCGAGGCCTTCCAGCTGCGCGACGACCTGCTCGGGGTCTACGGCGACCCGGCGGTGACCGGCAAGCCGGCGTGCGACGACCTGCGCACCGGGAAGCCGACAGCGCTGCTCATGCTTGCCCGGCGGATGGCCACCCCGGCCCAGCTCGCCGAGCTCGAGTCGGCCGGGATCGAGCGGAAGGCGACGATCGTCACGGAGACCGGCGCGCCGGCCCGGGTCGAGGAGATGATCCGGTCCCGGGTCACCGAAGGACTGGCCGCGCTGGCGTCGGCGCCCATCGACGACGAGGCCCGGGCCACGCTCGTCGAGCTGGCCACGGTCGCCACGCAGCGACCGGCATGA